From a region of the Euwallacea similis isolate ESF13 chromosome 3, ESF131.1, whole genome shotgun sequence genome:
- the LOC136420218 gene encoding DAZ-associated protein 2-like isoform X2, translating into MSDKKAIGGAVPPPSSAPSYTPQPPPQANPQVPTPQPYGVMPGMPGSPYVIPGQTQIYPQGPPPAYDQTLTHPALVGQHIYPPGTMYATGYPTYLGYPTYAPMQYYPSLGAYSYAMQPTQLRPTIMIPNGYDAGARFDGLAQQVIPQPPPGVPPSAAQLAAMAGHQVALGQKKNTFLAGGSEGGYTFW; encoded by the exons ATGTCCGACAAGAAAG CAATCGGAGGTGCGGTGCCACCTCCTTCTTCCGCCCCTTCATATACACCCCAACCGCCGCCCCAGGCTAATCCCCAGGTACCCACGCCCCAACCCTACGGTG TAATGCCTGGAATGCCAGGATCTCCTTACGTGATCCCTGGTCAGACACAGATTTATCCACAAGGGCCGCCTCCAGCCTATGATCAAACTTTGACTCATCCGGCTCTAGTTGGGCAACAT atttatCCTCCAGGTACAATGTACGCCACCGGGTATCCTACTTACCTGGGATACCCTACTTATGCCCCGATGCAGTATTATCCATCGTTAGGTGCATATTCGTATGCTATGCAACCGACGCAATTGAGGCCCACTATCATGATACCA AACGGTTACGACGCCGGCGCGCGTTTCGACGGTCTCGCTCAGCAAGTGATTCCGCAGCCGCCACCAGGTGTCCCACCGTCCGCTGCTCAGTTGGCCGCCATGGCCGGTCACCAGGTGGCGCTCGGTCAAAAAAAGAACACGTTCCTCGCTGGAGGTTCAGAAGGAGGATACACGTTCTGGTag
- the LOC136420218 gene encoding DAZ-associated protein 2-like isoform X1, whose translation MSDKKAIGGAVPPPSSAPSYTPQPPPQANPQVPTPQPYGVMPGMPGSPYVIPGQTQIYPQGPPPAYDQTLTHPALVGQHIYPPGTMYATGYPTYLGYPTYAPMQYYPSLGAYSYAMQPTQLRPTIMIPNPHLFQNGYDAGARFDGLAQQVIPQPPPGVPPSAAQLAAMAGHQVALGQKKNTFLAGGSEGGYTFW comes from the exons ATGTCCGACAAGAAAG CAATCGGAGGTGCGGTGCCACCTCCTTCTTCCGCCCCTTCATATACACCCCAACCGCCGCCCCAGGCTAATCCCCAGGTACCCACGCCCCAACCCTACGGTG TAATGCCTGGAATGCCAGGATCTCCTTACGTGATCCCTGGTCAGACACAGATTTATCCACAAGGGCCGCCTCCAGCCTATGATCAAACTTTGACTCATCCGGCTCTAGTTGGGCAACAT atttatCCTCCAGGTACAATGTACGCCACCGGGTATCCTACTTACCTGGGATACCCTACTTATGCCCCGATGCAGTATTATCCATCGTTAGGTGCATATTCGTATGCTATGCAACCGACGCAATTGAGGCCCACTATCATGATACCA AATCCCCACCTGTTCCAGAACGGTTACGACGCCGGCGCGCGTTTCGACGGTCTCGCTCAGCAAGTGATTCCGCAGCCGCCACCAGGTGTCCCACCGTCCGCTGCTCAGTTGGCCGCCATGGCCGGTCACCAGGTGGCGCTCGGTCAAAAAAAGAACACGTTCCTCGCTGGAGGTTCAGAAGGAGGATACACGTTCTGGTag
- the LOC136420218 gene encoding DAZ-associated protein 2-like isoform X3, with translation MPGMPGSPYVIPGQTQIYPQGPPPAYDQTLTHPALVGQHIYPPGTMYATGYPTYLGYPTYAPMQYYPSLGAYSYAMQPTQLRPTIMIPNPHLFQNGYDAGARFDGLAQQVIPQPPPGVPPSAAQLAAMAGHQVALGQKKNTFLAGGSEGGYTFW, from the exons ATGCCTGGAATGCCAGGATCTCCTTACGTGATCCCTGGTCAGACACAGATTTATCCACAAGGGCCGCCTCCAGCCTATGATCAAACTTTGACTCATCCGGCTCTAGTTGGGCAACAT atttatCCTCCAGGTACAATGTACGCCACCGGGTATCCTACTTACCTGGGATACCCTACTTATGCCCCGATGCAGTATTATCCATCGTTAGGTGCATATTCGTATGCTATGCAACCGACGCAATTGAGGCCCACTATCATGATACCA AATCCCCACCTGTTCCAGAACGGTTACGACGCCGGCGCGCGTTTCGACGGTCTCGCTCAGCAAGTGATTCCGCAGCCGCCACCAGGTGTCCCACCGTCCGCTGCTCAGTTGGCCGCCATGGCCGGTCACCAGGTGGCGCTCGGTCAAAAAAAGAACACGTTCCTCGCTGGAGGTTCAGAAGGAGGATACACGTTCTGGTag
- the ND-B22 gene encoding NADH dehydrogenase [ubiquinone] 1 beta subcomplex subunit 9, with the protein MAVNLPSGLTTHTRKVQSLYKRAIRDLEAWYFKRDVFRYQATLMRKRFDDNKDIKDMVMAKSLLEEGEKELFKTLHWHPKKFPHSPGGVAYGRVVVPPDWVLDYWHPLEKAQYPEYFARREQRKKEFIKQWEQQYGKSTTFHH; encoded by the exons ATGGCAGTAAATTTACCCTCAGGGTTAACTACACACACTAGAAAAGTTCAGAGTCTTTATAAAAGGGCCATAAGGGACTTGGAGGCATGGTATTTCAAAAG gGATGTATTTAGGTACCAAGCCACTCTAATGCGAAAACGATTCGATGACAACAAAGATATAAAAGATATGGTTATGGCAAAATCTTTGCTGGAAGAAGGCGagaaagaattatttaaaactctgCACTGGCACCCAAAGAAAT TCCCTCATTCTCCTGGTGGTGTTGCATATGGAAGAGTAGTGGTGCCACCTGACTGGGTTCTTGATTACTGGCACCCCCTTGAAAAAGCCCAATACCCAGAGTATTTTGCCCGAAGGGAACAGAGGAAGAAGGAGTTTATCAAGCAATGGGAACAGCAGTATGGAAAATCTACTACTTTTCACCATTag